A portion of the Paenibacillus marchantiae genome contains these proteins:
- a CDS encoding helix-turn-helix domain-containing protein codes for MTVAVDEQQQLKALIRQYIDEERNVEKLVDYLSRHEVVGLEVFAYLGFDKMDGHLFQSVAKDVFIRRIPFYFHHSQGNLDNLGTLYNFVIRIIEYSRISYEEELERFYIALEQLYHDYRIDTVTIFNYTIRQTGYVGEFESIYTWLHYLELARKLGVEEKTPKHLIVDYNIVRERAGLKPIIYEIRDMYVGDYIERNGNILKMEGIFPCDRNNQPILKWIGLRIKNAKRIWVDVNDRLKGFLYVEITPKTKVWGLNAYGEAEDGSDVWYDLYTGPLLMEFDYTVIKDKRVAIKMTQKQLAEAIGASDRTLQKWERGETTPDGHFLLRLMNVLDIKELSEITKIQDVNDI; via the coding sequence ATGACTGTTGCAGTAGATGAGCAGCAACAACTTAAAGCACTTATTAGACAGTACATAGACGAAGAAAGAAATGTTGAAAAGCTGGTTGATTACTTATCCAGGCATGAGGTAGTTGGATTAGAGGTATTTGCATACTTAGGATTTGATAAAATGGATGGACATTTATTTCAGTCAGTTGCAAAAGATGTATTTATTAGAAGGATTCCATTTTATTTTCATCATTCGCAAGGAAATTTAGACAACCTAGGCACTTTGTATAACTTTGTAATTCGTATAATTGAATATTCCCGTATTAGTTATGAAGAGGAATTAGAACGTTTCTACATTGCACTTGAACAGCTTTATCACGACTATAGAATTGATACAGTTACTATCTTCAACTACACTATTAGGCAAACTGGATATGTGGGCGAATTTGAATCTATTTACACTTGGTTGCATTACCTTGAATTGGCTCGGAAACTTGGTGTAGAAGAAAAAACTCCAAAGCATCTTATCGTGGACTATAACATAGTCAGAGAGAGGGCTGGACTTAAGCCGATTATATATGAGATTCGTGATATGTATGTCGGAGACTACATTGAAAGAAACGGAAACATCTTAAAGATGGAAGGTATATTTCCATGTGATCGCAATAATCAACCTATACTGAAATGGATTGGTTTGAGGATTAAAAATGCAAAAAGGATTTGGGTTGATGTTAATGATAGGCTTAAAGGGTTTCTGTATGTAGAAATAACGCCTAAAACAAAAGTGTGGGGGCTTAATGCGTATGGGGAAGCTGAAGATGGTTCAGACGTTTGGTATGACCTATATACAGGCCCATTGTTAATGGAGTTTGATTATACAGTAATTAAAGATAAACGTGTAGCGATAAAGATGACCCAGAAACAACTTGCTGAAGCAATTGGGGCCTCAGATCGAACTCTTCAAAAATGGGAACGTGGAGAAACAACACCTGATGGTCATTTTCTGCTTAGACTGATGAATGTGTTGGATATCAAGGAATTGAGTGAGATTACTAAGATACAGGATGTAAATGATATATGA
- a CDS encoding recombinase family protein, whose protein sequence is MSEIRKYGYIRVSSKDQNEARQLEAMKDLGIMDRDFFIDKQSGKNFDRPYYQALKNVLRKGDILFVKELDRLGRNAEEIKNEWQDLSQNIGAHIVILDMEMLDTRKYQNGLEKVISSIVLELLSYMAEREREKINGRQAEGIAAAKNNNVVFGRPKQAINDEFKQAYTEWKQGRITAVAAMRRADMKPNSWYRRVKEYEQQEAKANGLS, encoded by the coding sequence ATGAGCGAGATTCGGAAGTATGGATACATAAGAGTTTCATCTAAAGATCAGAACGAAGCGAGACAGTTAGAAGCAATGAAGGACTTAGGTATAATGGATCGTGATTTCTTTATAGACAAACAGAGTGGTAAAAACTTTGACAGGCCATATTATCAAGCTTTGAAGAATGTGCTTCGTAAAGGTGATATTCTCTTTGTTAAAGAACTGGATCGTTTGGGACGGAATGCAGAAGAGATAAAGAATGAATGGCAGGATCTAAGCCAAAACATAGGTGCACACATTGTGATTCTGGATATGGAAATGCTCGATACGAGGAAGTACCAGAATGGACTAGAGAAGGTTATATCAAGCATCGTATTAGAGTTGTTGTCATATATGGCAGAGCGCGAACGGGAAAAGATAAACGGTAGACAGGCTGAGGGAATAGCGGCTGCTAAGAATAACAATGTAGTGTTTGGTAGACCTAAGCAAGCAATCAACGATGAGTTTAAGCAAGCATACACAGAATGGAAACAAGGAAGGATTACAGCAGTTGCCGCAATGAGAAGGGCAGACATGAAGCCTAACAGTTGGTATCGCAGAGTAAAGGAATATGAACAACAAGAAGCTAAAGCAAATGGCCTAAGCTAA
- a CDS encoding recombinase family protein: protein MKVLRDNEKLTREELVTLIGKIRAIVYVRVSSEIQVDNYSLGSQIEICVKEAKDKFNITEDEIIVLREEAESGDNPNRPMLNYIIFLLSKGIGSKVIFLHPDRLSRHLHLQQQITHKIWELGCDIHFVEFDLDKNNAESMLNFNIQGSIAQYNKAKILANTKRGRRAMVANNKIPGMNRLYGYTYDKELQTLVENPKEKEGYLTMVKMILSGETCSGIARHLSINNYCAPKGDKWYEATISRILNNETYKGIYYYGKTEVKQINGEKVQVPRPRDEWKAITIPMYIDELTYEKVKKCLEGNIKQGGRPSEGYLLKGVVRCGRCGAAVSGGVASVTQSGTHRYYTCTQKTRKSFTVGTGESNKVCLGHNWRTDIIDSIVWNELSKFIINPDKLLERLSDKSKIDEMEIRRNSITKEITGKERSKERYIDLYANGFIKTKEELSSKLQLIESNLEQLKQELSALNENLDLNREHNYMQLGFPLLEKYQKIINNELQMKDMRKIVGILVNKIVLHDDKRIEIFYKFIAENQLIRSAIYASDSVNFDKLKWVVEPSAPKWENIEQLYPRMLKMYNEDLLSFEQIAETTETDWWTIKQMFNAKGALLLTTKERGIKRRARDFEWIYKLHYEDGLAFTKIYKEYGISPTYCKQVLEENMYMLKN, encoded by the coding sequence ATGAAAGTACTCAGAGACAATGAAAAACTAACCAGGGAAGAGCTTGTAACCTTGATCGGTAAGATTAGGGCTATCGTTTATGTTCGTGTATCCAGTGAAATTCAAGTCGATAATTATTCTCTCGGTTCACAAATTGAGATATGTGTCAAAGAAGCAAAAGACAAATTTAACATAACTGAAGATGAAATCATCGTACTAAGAGAAGAAGCAGAATCAGGGGATAATCCTAATCGTCCAATGCTTAACTATATTATCTTCTTGCTAAGTAAAGGTATTGGTAGCAAAGTAATATTCCTTCACCCAGACAGATTGAGCAGACACCTACATTTGCAACAACAGATTACACATAAGATATGGGAACTTGGTTGTGATATACACTTTGTAGAGTTTGATTTAGATAAGAACAACGCCGAATCAATGCTCAATTTCAACATCCAGGGCTCGATAGCTCAATATAACAAAGCAAAAATCCTAGCCAATACAAAACGTGGTAGAAGGGCAATGGTAGCAAACAACAAAATACCAGGAATGAATCGGTTATACGGATATACTTATGATAAAGAACTACAAACTTTAGTGGAGAACCCCAAAGAAAAAGAAGGATATCTTACTATGGTAAAAATGATTCTGAGCGGTGAAACATGTTCCGGGATAGCAAGGCACCTATCAATAAATAATTATTGTGCTCCAAAGGGAGACAAATGGTACGAAGCAACCATAAGTAGAATATTAAATAATGAGACGTATAAAGGTATATACTACTACGGTAAAACTGAGGTTAAACAAATAAATGGGGAGAAAGTCCAAGTACCAAGACCTAGAGATGAATGGAAGGCTATCACTATTCCAATGTACATAGATGAATTAACTTACGAAAAGGTAAAAAAATGTCTGGAGGGTAATATTAAACAAGGAGGCAGACCTTCAGAAGGTTATCTGCTGAAGGGAGTAGTAAGATGTGGCAGATGCGGAGCTGCTGTCTCTGGTGGAGTGGCGAGTGTTACACAGAGTGGAACTCATAGATATTATACTTGCACTCAAAAAACAAGAAAGTCATTTACTGTTGGAACTGGGGAATCAAACAAGGTGTGTCTCGGTCATAATTGGCGTACAGATATTATTGACTCTATTGTATGGAATGAACTATCTAAGTTCATCATTAATCCTGATAAATTATTAGAACGATTATCAGATAAGAGTAAAATTGATGAGATGGAAATAAGAAGAAACTCTATTACTAAAGAAATTACGGGAAAAGAAAGGTCCAAAGAAAGATATATTGACCTGTATGCTAATGGGTTTATTAAAACCAAAGAGGAGTTATCGAGCAAATTGCAATTAATTGAGAGTAATCTTGAGCAATTAAAACAGGAACTATCCGCATTAAACGAAAATCTTGATCTGAACAGGGAACATAATTATATGCAATTAGGATTCCCTTTGCTGGAGAAATATCAAAAAATTATCAATAACGAATTGCAAATGAAAGACATGAGGAAAATCGTTGGTATCCTTGTCAATAAAATAGTCTTACATGATGATAAACGTATTGAGATATTCTACAAATTCATCGCTGAGAATCAATTAATTAGAAGTGCTATCTATGCCTCTGATTCAGTCAACTTCGATAAACTAAAGTGGGTAGTTGAACCCTCAGCTCCTAAATGGGAAAATATCGAGCAACTTTACCCTCGGATGCTAAAAATGTACAACGAAGACTTACTTAGTTTTGAACAAATTGCAGAAACAACCGAAACTGATTGGTGGACAATTAAGCAAATGTTCAACGCTAAAGGAGCCCTTTTGCTTACAACTAAAGAAAGAGGAATAAAAAGACGTGCTCGTGACTTTGAGTGGATATATAAATTACACTATGAGGATGGACTAGCCTTCACTAAGATTTATAAGGAGTACGGAATTAGTCCAACATACTGTAAACAGGTACTCGAAGAAAACATGTATATGTTGAAAAATTGA